A section of the Pseudomonas sp. Q1-7 genome encodes:
- the aldA gene encoding aldehyde dehydrogenase — MRQDRNFVDGQFVEPARDARIAVYNPATEELIAQVPAASADEARHAVEVAAAAQKRWGKLTSIERAEHLRRFADALVANADVIGAALAAESGKSLADASNEARYAAEITRYHAEWARRIEGEVIPSDTPDETLLLQREPIGVVACLIPFNYPVYTLLRKVAPALITGNTVVVRPSNNTPTSAFEIARAAQQAGLPAGVFNLLTMDHATAGVLCTQPSVGLITLTGSVNAGRTVLEYCKENIAKPSLELGGKTPAIIEADADLEKAASDLVRSKTTHCGQLCTAIERVYVQDAVHDRFLALLKEKMAAVRIGDRARDAGLMGPLVNRKAREHIHGLVQRALAEGAVLETGGVLPDGPGHFYPATLLSGCRQDMEIIREESFGPIMPVLRYRDIDDAIALANDHQFGLASVLYTENYRTAMKVANTIEAGELYINRTPADPYQGFHAGWKRSGLGGDDGKHGMLEFTQTRLVVMKY; from the coding sequence ATGCGACAGGATCGAAATTTCGTCGACGGCCAGTTCGTCGAACCCGCCCGCGATGCCCGTATCGCCGTGTACAACCCGGCCACCGAGGAACTGATCGCCCAGGTGCCGGCCGCCAGCGCCGACGAGGCGCGCCACGCCGTGGAGGTGGCCGCCGCTGCACAGAAACGCTGGGGCAAACTGACCAGCATCGAGCGCGCCGAGCACCTGCGTCGTTTCGCCGACGCCCTGGTGGCCAACGCCGACGTCATTGGCGCCGCCCTGGCCGCCGAATCCGGCAAGAGCCTGGCGGACGCCAGCAACGAGGCGCGCTACGCCGCCGAGATCACCCGCTACCATGCCGAGTGGGCGCGACGCATCGAGGGCGAGGTGATTCCCAGCGACACCCCCGATGAAACCCTGCTGCTGCAGCGTGAGCCGATTGGCGTGGTCGCCTGCCTGATTCCCTTCAACTACCCGGTCTACACCCTGCTGCGCAAAGTGGCGCCGGCACTCATTACCGGCAACACAGTGGTGGTGCGGCCGAGCAACAACACCCCCACCTCGGCCTTCGAGATCGCCCGTGCGGCGCAGCAGGCCGGGCTGCCGGCCGGCGTGTTCAACCTGCTGACCATGGATCACGCCACCGCTGGCGTGCTCTGCACCCAGCCGTCCGTTGGCCTGATCACCCTCACCGGTAGCGTCAATGCCGGGCGCACCGTGCTGGAGTACTGCAAGGAGAACATCGCCAAACCGTCCCTGGAACTGGGCGGCAAGACCCCGGCGATCATCGAGGCCGACGCCGACCTGGAGAAAGCCGCCAGCGACCTGGTGCGATCCAAGACCACCCACTGCGGCCAGCTCTGTACCGCCATCGAGCGGGTTTACGTGCAGGACGCCGTGCATGATCGCTTCCTCGCCCTGCTCAAGGAAAAAATGGCTGCCGTGCGCATCGGCGATCGCGCCAGGGACGCGGGCCTGATGGGGCCGCTGGTGAACCGTAAGGCGCGCGAGCATATCCACGGCTTGGTGCAGCGCGCCCTGGCCGAGGGCGCGGTGCTGGAAACCGGCGGCGTACTGCCCGACGGCCCCGGCCATTTCTACCCGGCCACCCTGCTCAGCGGCTGCCGCCAGGACATGGAAATCATCCGCGAGGAAAGCTTCGGCCCGATCATGCCGGTGCTCCGCTATCGCGATATCGACGACGCCATCGCCCTGGCCAACGACCACCAGTTCGGCCTGGCCTCGGTGCTCTACACCGAGAACTACCGCACCGCGATGAAGGTGGCCAACACCATCGAGGCAGGCGAGCTCTACATCAACCGCACCCCGGCCGACCCCTACCAGGGTTTCCACGCCGGCTGGAAACGCTCCGGCCTCGGCGGCGACGACGGCAAGCACGGGATGCTCGAGTTCACCCAGACCCGCCTGGTGGTCATGAAGTACTGA
- a CDS encoding MFS transporter, translating into MSRTSAQIADLAGTHENGKAQRYIQLMLLVLAAGAIYPVLYLRQVYQSTMLEVFAISNTELGYLYSMLGTLFLVSYLPSGWLADRIAPRYLISFSLVTTGLLALWYSTAPGFDSLLVIYAGWGISTGLTFWASVIKRVKMIARHSEQGRFFGVLDGGRGLVEALLATVAIALFAYATETQGQSVKVGFTHVVYLYAATCIVIGVLMLGVRDPKARVEDDSPAEHQKNNLLRDLKTLARIPELWLVAAIVFCGYHIFWATYSFSAYLQEGGFGLSAVMAGTITTVKLWMRPIGGIGGGYLGDKFSNISVLIAALALATLGMLGLIVFPALNSLAVLIALVIFIGLLTYAIRGLYWAILDNCQIPLRITGLAIGIISVVGYSPDVFIPLVNGWIADAFPGFLGYQIYFGYIAVIGTLGVIAALTLQKRIGNKAGH; encoded by the coding sequence ATGTCCCGAACTTCTGCCCAGATCGCCGACCTTGCCGGCACCCACGAGAACGGCAAGGCCCAGCGCTACATCCAACTCATGCTGCTGGTGCTGGCCGCCGGCGCCATCTACCCCGTGCTTTACCTGCGCCAGGTGTACCAGAGCACCATGCTGGAGGTGTTCGCCATCAGCAACACCGAGCTGGGCTACCTCTATTCCATGCTCGGCACCCTGTTCCTGGTCAGCTACCTGCCCAGCGGCTGGCTGGCCGACCGCATCGCACCGCGCTACCTGATCAGCTTTTCCCTGGTGACCACCGGCCTGTTGGCCCTGTGGTACTCCACCGCACCGGGCTTCGACAGCCTGCTGGTGATCTACGCCGGCTGGGGCATCAGCACCGGCCTGACCTTCTGGGCCTCGGTGATCAAGCGGGTGAAGATGATCGCCCGGCATTCCGAGCAGGGCCGTTTCTTCGGCGTCCTCGACGGCGGCCGCGGCCTGGTGGAAGCCCTGCTGGCGACCGTCGCCATCGCCCTGTTCGCCTATGCCACCGAAACCCAGGGCCAGTCGGTGAAAGTCGGTTTCACCCATGTGGTGTACCTCTACGCCGCCACCTGCATCGTCATCGGCGTGCTGATGCTCGGCGTCAGGGACCCGAAGGCGCGCGTCGAGGACGACAGCCCCGCCGAACACCAGAAGAACAACCTGCTGCGCGACCTCAAGACCCTCGCGCGCATCCCCGAACTGTGGCTGGTGGCGGCTATCGTGTTCTGCGGCTACCACATCTTCTGGGCCACCTACAGCTTCTCCGCCTACCTCCAGGAAGGTGGCTTCGGCCTCAGCGCCGTGATGGCTGGCACCATCACCACGGTGAAACTCTGGATGCGCCCCATCGGCGGCATCGGCGGCGGCTACCTGGGCGACAAGTTCTCCAATATTTCGGTGCTGATCGCCGCCCTGGCGCTGGCGACCCTCGGCATGCTCGGCCTGATCGTCTTCCCCGCGCTGAACAGCCTCGCCGTGCTGATCGCCCTGGTCATCTTCATCGGCCTGCTGACCTATGCCATCCGCGGCCTGTACTGGGCGATCCTCGATAACTGCCAGATTCCCCTGCGCATCACGGGCCTGGCCATCGGCATCATCTCGGTGGTGGGTTATTCGCCCGACGTGTTCATTCCGCTGGTCAATGGCTGGATCGCTGACGCCTTCCCCGGCTTCCTCGGCTACCAGATCTACTTCGGCTACATCGCCGTCATCGGCACCCTCGGCGTGATCGCCGCCCTCACCCTCCAGAAGCGCATTGGCAACAAGGCAGGCCACTGA
- a CDS encoding mandelate racemase/muconate lactonizing enzyme family protein, with protein sequence MKIVSLQTHVVAVPPPHIGGMYWLFVQLKTDCGIEGVGEIYAATFHPKAMVPVIEDVFERYLLNQDPHHIERFFRRAYSSGFTQRPDLTMMGVVSGLEMACWDIIGKAADKPVYELLGGLVNERLRAYTYLYPVNSQGEYDYDDPDLAAECAVKNMELGFTALKFDPAGPYTAFSGHQISLDVLERCETFCRTIRDAVGNRCDLLFGTHGQMVPSSAIRLAQRLEKYDPLWFEEPIPPGQEAAMAQVAAKTRIPIATGERLTTKYEFHKLLAAGGASILQMNVGRCGGLLEAKKIASLAEAYYAQIAPHLYNGPIGAAASFQLAACTPNFLIQESIETWGGFHAEVLKKPLQWEDGYIIPSKEPGLGVELDLDVVRRHSPYTGDRLHLQMAPNPVDVRDTAPAKG encoded by the coding sequence ATGAAGATCGTTTCCCTCCAGACCCATGTGGTCGCCGTTCCGCCGCCCCATATCGGCGGGATGTACTGGCTGTTCGTGCAACTGAAGACCGACTGCGGCATCGAAGGCGTCGGTGAGATCTACGCCGCCACCTTCCACCCCAAGGCGATGGTGCCGGTCATCGAGGACGTGTTCGAGCGCTATCTGCTGAACCAGGACCCGCACCATATCGAGCGCTTCTTCCGCCGGGCCTACTCCAGCGGCTTCACCCAGCGCCCGGACCTGACCATGATGGGCGTGGTATCCGGTCTGGAAATGGCGTGCTGGGACATCATCGGCAAGGCCGCCGACAAGCCGGTCTACGAGCTGCTCGGCGGCCTGGTGAACGAACGCCTGCGCGCCTACACCTACCTCTACCCGGTCAACAGCCAGGGCGAGTACGACTACGACGACCCGGACCTCGCTGCCGAGTGCGCGGTGAAAAACATGGAACTGGGCTTCACTGCCCTGAAGTTCGATCCGGCCGGCCCCTACACCGCCTTCTCCGGGCACCAGATTTCCCTGGACGTGCTGGAGCGCTGCGAGACCTTCTGCCGCACGATCCGCGACGCCGTGGGTAACAGGTGCGACCTGCTGTTCGGCACCCACGGACAGATGGTGCCCTCTTCGGCCATCCGCCTTGCCCAGCGCCTGGAAAAGTACGACCCGCTGTGGTTCGAGGAACCCATCCCACCGGGCCAGGAAGCGGCCATGGCCCAGGTCGCGGCGAAGACCCGCATCCCCATCGCCACCGGTGAAAGGCTGACCACCAAGTACGAGTTCCACAAACTGCTGGCCGCCGGCGGCGCCTCCATCCTGCAGATGAACGTCGGCCGCTGCGGCGGCCTGCTGGAAGCGAAGAAGATCGCCAGCCTGGCCGAGGCCTACTACGCGCAGATCGCCCCGCACCTCTATAACGGGCCCATCGGCGCCGCCGCCAGCTTCCAACTGGCCGCGTGCACGCCGAACTTCCTGATCCAGGAAAGCATCGAGACCTGGGGCGGCTTCCACGCCGAAGTGCTGAAGAAGCCGCTGCAGTGGGAAGACGGCTACATCATCCCCTCGAAGGAGCCTGGCCTGGGTGTGGAACTGGACCTGGACGTGGTGCGCCGGCACTCGCCCTACACCGGCGACCGCCTGCACCTGCAGATGGCCCCCAACCCCGTGGACGTGCGCGACACCGCGCCCGCCAAGGGCTGA
- a CDS encoding GMC family oxidoreductase — protein MTYDYIIVGAGSAGCILANRLSASGEHSVLLLEAGGRDSSPWFKVPVGFAKMYYNPTYNWMYYSQPEKELAGRSIYAPRGKVQGGSGSINAMIYVRGQAHDFDDWAANGNEGWSFKDVLPYFRKLESHPLGDTEYHGASGPIRISPMKGHTHPICDTFIQGCEELGYPRSEDFNGKHFEGAGLYDVNTKNGQRCSSSFAYLHPALGRPNLTIEHHALTERVLFDAQRRATGVLINQHGVQRSFSARKEVILAAGAVDTPKLLQLSGVADQGLLAQHGIPLVHHLPAVGQNLQDHLCVSYYYKANVPTLNDELSSLLGQVKLGIQYLLTRKGALSMSVNQAGGFFRGEDDLEHPNLQLYFNPLSYQIPKNNKASLKPEPYSGFLLCFNPCRPTSRGSIEIASKNPADAALIRPNYLSTQKDVDEVIQGSRLIRKIMNAPALKKITVEEVLPGPSVHDDAGMLQYFRENSGSIYHLCGSCAMGSDQDTSVVDKQLRVHGIQGLRIVDASIFPNVTSGNTNAAAMMVAEKGADLILADA, from the coding sequence ATGACGTACGACTACATCATCGTGGGCGCCGGCTCCGCCGGCTGCATCCTGGCCAATCGCCTGAGCGCTTCCGGCGAGCACTCCGTGCTGCTGCTGGAAGCCGGCGGCAGGGACAGCTCGCCCTGGTTCAAGGTGCCGGTGGGTTTCGCCAAGATGTACTACAACCCCACCTACAACTGGATGTACTACAGCCAGCCCGAGAAGGAACTGGCCGGCCGCAGCATCTACGCGCCACGCGGCAAGGTGCAGGGCGGTTCGGGCTCGATCAACGCGATGATCTACGTGCGCGGCCAGGCCCATGACTTCGACGACTGGGCGGCCAACGGCAATGAGGGCTGGTCGTTCAAGGACGTGCTGCCCTACTTCAGGAAGCTGGAAAGCCACCCCCTGGGCGACACCGAGTACCACGGCGCCAGCGGCCCGATCCGCATCAGCCCGATGAAGGGCCACACCCACCCCATCTGCGACACCTTCATCCAGGGCTGTGAGGAGCTGGGCTACCCGCGCAGCGAGGACTTCAACGGCAAGCACTTCGAAGGCGCCGGCCTCTATGACGTCAATACGAAGAACGGCCAGCGCTGCTCCAGCAGTTTCGCCTACCTGCACCCGGCCCTGGGCCGGCCGAACCTGACCATCGAACACCACGCCCTGACCGAACGCGTGCTGTTCGACGCGCAGCGCCGCGCCACCGGCGTGCTCATCAACCAGCACGGCGTGCAGCGCAGCTTCAGTGCGCGCAAGGAAGTCATCCTCGCCGCCGGCGCGGTGGACACACCCAAGCTGCTGCAGCTCTCCGGCGTCGCCGACCAGGGCCTGTTGGCGCAGCACGGCATTCCCCTGGTGCACCACCTGCCGGCGGTGGGCCAGAACCTGCAGGACCACCTCTGCGTCAGCTACTACTACAAGGCCAATGTGCCCACGCTCAACGACGAGCTCAGCTCGCTGCTGGGCCAGGTGAAACTGGGCATCCAGTACCTGCTGACCCGCAAGGGTGCGCTGTCCATGAGCGTGAACCAGGCCGGCGGTTTCTTCCGCGGCGAAGACGACCTGGAGCACCCGAACCTGCAGCTCTACTTCAACCCGCTGTCGTACCAGATCCCGAAGAACAACAAGGCCAGCCTCAAGCCCGAGCCCTACTCCGGCTTCCTGCTCTGCTTCAATCCCTGCCGCCCCACCAGCCGAGGCAGCATCGAGATCGCCTCGAAGAACCCGGCGGACGCCGCGCTGATCCGCCCGAACTACCTGAGCACCCAGAAGGACGTGGACGAAGTGATCCAGGGCAGCCGCCTGATCCGCAAGATCATGAACGCCCCGGCCTTGAAGAAGATCACCGTGGAAGAGGTGCTGCCCGGCCCCAGCGTCCATGACGACGCCGGCATGCTGCAGTATTTCCGCGAGAACTCGGGCTCCATCTACCACCTGTGCGGCTCCTGCGCCATGGGCAGCGACCAGGACACTTCGGTAGTGGACAAGCAGCTGCGCGTGCACGGCATCCAGGGCCTGCGCATCGTCGATGCGTCGATCTTCCCCAACGTGACCTCGGGCAACACCAACGCTGCCGCCATGATGGTGGCCGAGAAAGGCGCCGACCTGATCCTGGCCGACGCCTGA
- a CDS encoding group II truncated hemoglobin, whose amino-acid sequence MSTNRPFGTGDASYQAAGGIDGLRRLVDDFYQLMDELPEAANLRRLHPESLESSRDKLACFLSGWLGGPKLFSDKYGSIAIPSFHARWPIDEALGNAWLGCMERAIALQPFAPEFADYLLAQLRIPAQRVVQASRARHG is encoded by the coding sequence ATGAGCACGAACCGACCCTTCGGTACCGGCGACGCCTCCTACCAGGCCGCCGGCGGCATCGACGGCCTGCGCCGGCTGGTGGACGACTTCTACCAACTGATGGACGAACTGCCCGAAGCCGCCAACCTGCGCCGCCTGCACCCGGAAAGCCTGGAGTCGTCCCGCGACAAGCTGGCTTGCTTCCTCAGCGGCTGGCTGGGCGGGCCGAAGCTATTCAGCGACAAGTACGGTTCCATCGCCATCCCCTCCTTCCATGCCCGCTGGCCCATCGATGAAGCCCTCGGCAACGCCTGGCTCGGGTGCATGGAACGCGCCATTGCCTTGCAACCCTTCGCCCCCGAATTCGCCGACTACCTGCTGGCGCAACTGCGAATCCCCGCCCAGCGGGTGGTCCAGGCCAGCCGCGCGCGGCATGGCTGA
- a CDS encoding CGNR zinc finger domain-containing protein, whose product MTIPPSTAPSEPLLLADHPVLDMLNTQARVDGVPHEFWCSDADVQAWLERTGWELPVSRFAKGQLLSAALDLREAVRGLVERRKSGGRASVEALNRFLATPSQLRLHWPVDGEPRLEKRRATETAEQYLAPLAEAAAQLLVEGEFNLVRQCEHPDCVLWFYDRTKSHRRRWCSMALCGNRHKVAEFRKRQQQ is encoded by the coding sequence ATGACCATCCCTCCCTCAACTGCGCCGTCCGAACCCTTGCTGCTGGCCGATCACCCGGTGCTCGACATGCTCAACACCCAGGCCAGGGTGGATGGCGTGCCCCATGAGTTCTGGTGCAGCGATGCGGATGTGCAAGCCTGGCTCGAACGCACCGGCTGGGAGCTTCCGGTATCGCGCTTTGCCAAGGGCCAGCTGCTGTCGGCGGCCCTCGATCTGCGCGAAGCGGTGCGGGGACTGGTCGAGCGGCGCAAGTCCGGCGGCCGGGCCTCGGTCGAGGCACTCAACCGTTTCCTCGCAACACCCAGCCAACTGCGCCTGCACTGGCCGGTCGATGGCGAACCGCGCCTGGAAAAGCGGCGCGCCACGGAAACCGCCGAACAGTACCTGGCCCCCTTGGCGGAAGCGGCGGCCCAGCTGTTGGTGGAAGGCGAGTTCAACCTGGTGCGCCAATGCGAGCATCCGGATTGTGTGCTCTGGTTCTACGACCGCACCAAGTCCCATCGGCGCCGCTGGTGCAGCATGGCGCTTTGTGGCAATCGGCATAAGGTCGCCGAGTTCCGCAAACGCCAGCAGCAGTAA
- a CDS encoding alpha/beta fold hydrolase, which translates to MTFPLAHVPVRHQFVEADGVRVFYREAGDPGAPTLLLVHGYPSSSHQFRDLIPLLADKFHIIAPDLPGFGFTEVPAEREYRYSFDALATTLGAFVDVLGLERYALYVFDYGAPTGLRLALAHPERVTGLVSQNGNAYLEGLGDAWEPIRAYWAEPGNPERRQVVHDAVLNLEGTRWQYVHGVKDLALVAPESYYLDALLLERPGNKDIQLDLFLDYANNLKLYPAFQAFFRDTRLPTLVIWGEHDPFFIPPGAEAFKHDNPNAVVELLDTGHFALETHVGHIARRIREVLGDSPA; encoded by the coding sequence ATGACCTTCCCCCTCGCCCATGTCCCGGTCCGCCACCAATTCGTCGAAGCCGACGGCGTACGCGTGTTCTATCGCGAAGCCGGCGACCCCGGCGCCCCCACACTGCTGCTGGTCCACGGCTATCCCAGCTCGTCCCACCAGTTTCGTGACCTGATCCCCCTGCTCGCCGACAAATTCCACATCATCGCGCCGGACCTGCCGGGCTTCGGTTTCACCGAAGTGCCCGCCGAGCGCGAGTACCGCTATAGCTTCGATGCCCTGGCAACCACCCTGGGCGCCTTTGTCGACGTACTGGGCCTGGAGCGTTATGCGCTGTACGTGTTCGATTACGGCGCACCCACCGGCCTGCGCCTGGCCCTGGCGCATCCCGAACGGGTGACGGGCCTGGTTTCGCAGAACGGCAATGCCTACCTGGAAGGCCTGGGCGATGCCTGGGAACCGATTCGCGCCTACTGGGCCGAGCCCGGCAACCCCGAGCGCCGGCAGGTGGTGCACGATGCCGTGCTGAACCTGGAAGGCACCCGCTGGCAGTACGTGCACGGCGTAAAAGACCTGGCGCTGGTGGCTCCCGAGTCCTACTACCTGGATGCCCTGCTGCTGGAACGTCCGGGCAACAAGGACATCCAGCTCGACCTGTTCCTCGACTACGCCAACAACCTGAAGCTGTATCCGGCGTTCCAGGCCTTCTTCCGCGACACGCGCCTGCCGACCCTGGTGATCTGGGGTGAACACGATCCCTTCTTCATTCCGCCAGGCGCGGAGGCGTTCAAGCACGACAACCCCAATGCGGTGGTGGAGCTGCTGGATACCGGGCATTTCGCCCTGGAAACCCATGTGGGCCATATCGCGCGGCGGATTCGGGAGGTTCTTGGGGATAGTCCGGCTTAA
- the acuR gene encoding acrylate utilization transcriptional regulator AcuR, which yields MTDSNAKPRRGRPPKVDRDFSDTRAALIRCGMELLTEQGFMATGIDAVLKRVGVPKGSFYHYFDSKDAFGQAVLDGYAGYFAHKLDRWLLQDDVPPLQRLCHFAEDIKAGMARYDFCRGCLVGNLGQEVTVLPDEFRLRMEAILRSWEARLARCLRAAQDAGELAADADCDALAAFFWIGWEGAVLRARLTRTTGPLDTFFKGFLAGLPR from the coding sequence ATGACCGACTCGAACGCCAAGCCCCGTCGCGGCCGCCCCCCCAAGGTCGACCGCGACTTCTCCGATACCCGTGCCGCGCTGATCCGCTGCGGCATGGAACTGCTCACCGAGCAGGGTTTCATGGCCACCGGCATCGACGCCGTGCTCAAGCGCGTGGGCGTCCCGAAGGGCTCGTTCTATCACTACTTCGACAGCAAGGACGCCTTCGGCCAGGCGGTTCTGGACGGCTACGCCGGCTACTTCGCGCACAAGCTGGACCGCTGGCTGCTACAGGACGACGTCCCGCCGCTGCAGCGCCTCTGTCATTTCGCCGAGGACATCAAGGCTGGCATGGCCCGCTACGACTTCTGCCGGGGGTGCCTGGTGGGCAACCTGGGCCAGGAGGTGACCGTGCTGCCGGACGAATTCCGCCTGCGGATGGAAGCCATCCTGCGCAGTTGGGAGGCTCGCCTGGCGCGCTGCCTGCGGGCTGCCCAGGACGCCGGTGAACTGGCGGCCGATGCCGATTGCGATGCCCTGGCGGCGTTTTTCTGGATTGGCTGGGAAGGCGCCGTGCTGCGCGCCCGCCTGACCCGGACCACCGGTCCGCTGGATACGTTCTTCAAGGGTTTCCTGGCCGGATTGCCGCGCTAG
- the acuI gene encoding acrylyl-CoA reductase (NADPH) translates to MFDAILIEKDEDGYRARNTRLDEARLPEGDVTVRVAYSTLNYKDGLAITGKSPVVRQFPMVPGIDLAGTVEASSHPDYQVGDAVLLNGWGVGETHWGGLAQKARLNGDWLIPLPAAFTARQAMAIGTAGYTAMLCLLALERHGLKPGQGDVLVTGANGGVGSFAIALLARLGYRVVAATGRTSEADYLKGLGAAEIIDRSELSEPGRPLGKERWVAAIDSVGSHTLANVCAGLRADGAVAACGLAQGMDLPASVAPFILRGVSLLGINSVTRPRAERIEAWDRLARDLDITQLDAITREIGLGEAIAVAGDLLAGKVRGRVVVNVDA, encoded by the coding sequence ATGTTCGACGCAATCCTGATCGAGAAGGACGAGGACGGTTACCGTGCCCGCAACACCCGGCTGGACGAGGCGCGTTTGCCCGAGGGCGATGTCACCGTTCGCGTGGCCTACAGCACCCTGAACTACAAGGACGGCCTGGCCATCACCGGCAAGAGCCCGGTGGTGCGGCAATTCCCCATGGTGCCGGGCATCGACCTGGCCGGCACCGTGGAAGCCAGCAGCCACCCGGATTACCAGGTGGGTGATGCGGTACTGCTCAACGGCTGGGGCGTGGGCGAAACCCATTGGGGCGGCCTGGCACAGAAGGCGCGCCTGAACGGCGACTGGCTGATTCCGTTGCCCGCCGCCTTCACTGCGCGCCAGGCCATGGCCATCGGCACCGCCGGCTACACCGCCATGCTCTGCCTGCTGGCCCTGGAGCGTCACGGCCTGAAACCCGGCCAGGGGGATGTGCTGGTGACCGGCGCCAATGGCGGCGTCGGCAGCTTCGCCATCGCCCTGCTCGCCCGCCTGGGCTATCGCGTGGTCGCGGCCACCGGGCGCACCAGCGAAGCCGACTACCTGAAAGGCCTGGGCGCTGCCGAGATCATCGATCGCAGCGAACTCTCCGAACCGGGCCGCCCCCTGGGCAAGGAGCGCTGGGTCGCGGCCATCGATTCGGTGGGCAGCCACACCCTGGCCAACGTCTGCGCCGGCCTGCGCGCCGATGGCGCCGTGGCCGCCTGCGGCCTGGCCCAGGGCATGGACCTTCCGGCCAGCGTGGCGCCCTTCATCCTTCGCGGCGTAAGCCTGCTGGGCATCAACAGCGTCACCCGCCCGCGCGCCGAGCGGATCGAAGCCTGGGACCGTCTGGCGCGGGACCTGGATATCACCCAGCTGGACGCCATCACCCGCGAGATCGGCCTGGGCGAAGCCATTGCCGTCGCCGGCGACCTGCTGGCCGGCAAGGTGCGCGGCCGCGTGGTGGTCAACGTCGACGCCTGA
- a CDS encoding methyl-accepting chemotaxis protein: MPRKPLAALLIIGGGLLCPVAFVLHLGWLLALALAAIAAGGLLYHVQPPKVVEVRVEVPVPVPQAVAAPAPAPSRAPATDHLQAPLGELLDAICHCEADMQYANSLARAAGEKVQLGAESMQATAGAIGELDAYMAHIGQVFNELGSQSMRIGAIVGSIQDIAKQTNLLALNAAIEAARAGSHGRGFAVVADEVRNLSLRANESSGQIRLIAEGLQKAAEEARAGMEHVSGSTRAGLEKSAAALQAMGEMRAGAAARVEIVERIVQRLAGQRGLAQKMAGLLEETA; encoded by the coding sequence ATGCCCCGCAAACCCCTGGCTGCACTGCTGATCATTGGCGGCGGCCTGCTGTGCCCGGTCGCTTTCGTCCTGCACCTTGGCTGGTTGCTGGCCCTCGCGCTGGCTGCCATCGCCGCCGGCGGACTGCTCTACCATGTGCAACCGCCCAAGGTGGTCGAGGTGCGTGTGGAGGTGCCGGTGCCGGTTCCCCAGGCCGTCGCCGCGCCCGCCCCGGCGCCGTCACGCGCACCCGCGACAGACCACCTGCAAGCCCCCCTGGGCGAGCTGCTGGACGCCATCTGCCATTGCGAGGCGGACATGCAGTACGCCAACTCCCTGGCCCGCGCGGCCGGCGAAAAGGTCCAACTGGGCGCCGAGAGCATGCAGGCCACCGCCGGCGCCATTGGCGAGCTGGACGCCTACATGGCGCACATCGGCCAGGTGTTCAACGAACTGGGCAGTCAGTCCATGCGCATCGGCGCCATCGTCGGCAGCATTCAGGACATCGCCAAGCAGACCAACCTGCTGGCGCTGAACGCCGCCATCGAGGCGGCGCGGGCCGGCAGTCACGGGCGTGGTTTTGCCGTGGTGGCCGATGAGGTACGCAACCTGTCGTTGCGCGCCAACGAGTCCAGCGGGCAGATCCGCCTGATCGCCGAGGGCCTGCAGAAGGCCGCCGAAGAGGCGCGGGCGGGGATGGAGCATGTCAGCGGCTCCACCCGCGCGGGCCTGGAGAAATCCGCCGCGGCCCTGCAGGCCATGGGTGAAATGCGTGCCGGCGCCGCCGCGCGGGTGGAAATCGTCGAACGCATCGTGCAGCGCCTGGCGGGACAGCGGGGACTGGCCCAGAAAATGGCGGGGTTGCTCGAAGAAACCGCCTGA